The bacterium DNA window ATTGAGATTAAAGAAATAGCTACTCCTTTGACCTTGGAGCGATATACTCTAAATAGTGAAGGGGCATGTTATGGTTGGGCTAAGACTATAGAGCAAGGAGAATTTTATTATTCTCCAAACCAAAAGACTCCTATTGAAAATCTTTACTTAGCAGGACACTGGACATTCCCGGGGCATGGTGTTCCCACAGTAGCTTGCTCAGGGATATTAGCAGGTAAGAGTATCTTGTCGGAGATAAATAAATCATGAAAAGGGTTGTTGTCGCAGGAATAGGTGTATTATCACCGATTGGAAATGATAAAGAGGAATATTGGGAAGGTTTAAGAAGTGGCAAGTCAGGCATTGAAACAATTACCCTATTTGATACACGAAATTATAAATTTAAGAGAGGCGGAGAAATAAAGGATTTTAATCCTACAAAATACTTTACCAGGAAAGGACTAAGACGGTTGGATAGAGCTTCTCAAATGGTATTAATTGCTACCCAGGAGGCAATAGATGATGCCCAGATAAATTTTAACCAGATGGAGAAAAACAATTGTGGAGTAGTATTGGGAACTACTCTGGGAGGAATGGTTTCTGGGGAAAAATATTATCGCCATTTGAAAAAGAGGCAAGATAGAGTTTATGCTTCTTTATTATTAGATTTCCCAATGTATTCAGCAACAGACCATATTTCTATCAGATATAAGTGTAGCGGTTCAATCTTGACTATCTCTACCGCGTGCTCTGCAAGTAATCAGGCTATTGGTTGTGCCTTTGATTTAATTCGAAAAGGGGAAGATACAATAATTATCACCGGCGGTTTTGACCCATTGTCAGAATTGACCTTTGCAGGTTTTGGAATATTAAGGATTATGAGCCTTGATAAGATTAGACCCTTTGATAAGAATAGAACAGGATTAATTCTGGGTGAAGGGGTGGGTATTCTTATTTTGGAAGAATTAGAGCATGCTTTAAATAGGAAAGCAAAAATATATGCTGAAATAATCGGATACGGAGCAACTACTGATGCATACCATATGACCGCTCCTCATCCACAAGGAGAAGGTGCAGCTAATGCTATGCAAAAGGCATTAGATGATGCAAATATTAAACCAGATGATGTAGATTATATTAATGCCCATGGGACAGGAACGCTATTTAATGATTTATCAGAAACAATGGCTATAAAAAAGATAATGGGAGAAGGGGCTTATAAAATACCCATTAGTTCTACAAAATCTATGATTGGACATACTTTAGGTGCGGCAGGGGCATTGGAGGCAATTGCTACTATTTTAGCCATGCAAAAAGGGATAATTCCTCCCACAATTAATTATGAAACCCCTGACCCTAAATGTGACCTTAATTATGTGCCCAATTATTCTATTCAAAAAAATATAAGGATTGCTTTATCAAATTCCTTTGGTTTTGGAGGAAATAATGCTACTATAGTGTTTAAAAAATGGGAGGGAGAAACAGATGACTCTACCTCAAAGTAAAATGGAAATGATAAGTAAGATTGCGCAAGAGTATTCCCTTGTCTTTATATGTTTTGAGGATATATTACAAAATAATATTGAAAGATTAAAAATATCTGCAAATAATTATCTTAAATTATCTCTCTTTTATTCATATAAAACAAATTGGTTACCTGGGATATGCAAGGTTATACATAAAAATGGTGTTGGTGCAGAAGTAGTCTCTGGATTTGAGTTGTGGTTAGCACGCTTGCTCAAAGTTCCTAATGAGCAAATTATCTTTAATGGCCCCTGCAAAACTTCAGAGGAATTGAAGGAAGCCAGTAATCCAGGTATTGGATGTTTAAATATAGATTCTTTATCTGAATTTAATCGATTATTAAATACATGGAATGGTAATAGTCCAGGAAATTTAGGGATTAGAATAACCCCTGAAAAAATTAGAGATATGCAGGTGTTTGGAATCCTTAGTTCTGACTATAATACTATTGATAAAATTGTGGAGACAGCTATTAAAAATAACTTTAATCTTAAACTCTTGCATACCCATATAGCTCACTATCTTAACTATAAGGAGATGTGTATTTATGCTTGTGAAGAATTAATTAAAGTTTTAGCTTATCTCTACAAAAAATATAATATTTTTATTAAAAATATAGATTTAGGAGGAGGACTGAATCCTATTTTATTAGGAGAAGATAAAGGTTGTTTTTCAGACTGTGAAAATTTCTTTGCCACAGTAAGCAAGATCTTTGAAAAAGAATTGTTGAAACACAGTCTGCCATATCTTATACCAAATCTTATTTTAGAACCAGGTCGATTTATAGTTAACAATGCAGTTATGTTATTAACCACTATCCATGCTTTAAAAGAAGTAGACAACCAACATATAGCTGTATTAGATGCAGGAACAAATATATTAGGAACGCCACATGAAGATATAATTCCTATTTCCACGACTTCTTCCAATAAGACTATTTTGTATAGATTGGTTGGACCATTATGCTTCCCAGGAGATACAGTAGCTATTTCTGTAAAACTACCACCAGTAAATATAGGTGATAGTCTTTTAATCTTAAATTGTGGTGCTTATAGCTTATCTAACTCCTGGCAGTTTATTAAAACAAGACCACCAGTAATATTGGTGACAAACAATGATGAGATTAAAATTATTAGAGAAAAAGAGAGGTATGAAGATATGATAGCCCTGGACAGGTATGATAATCTTTAAGTGAGAAGAAATACTATGGGAGATTTTACAAAACCAGAATTTTGGAATGAGAGTGAAGAATATATATTTATAAGTATTTTCCCTGGAACGAGGGATTTTGTGAACTTATTTAACATAGGCTCATTTATAACTTCCGCTGATAAGATTTTACATGTGGGTTGTGGACCAGGTGATTGTGTCATAGAATTAGGACAACACATAAAAGAGGGTATGGTCTATGGTATTGATTTCTCAGAACACTCAATTAATATTGCTCTAGAAAAGTTAAAATCCCCCACTTTCATTCCTCAAGTAATGGTATGGGGGAGAATAATGGGATTGTGGCATGAAGGGATAATTAAAGATGAAGATTTATATAAATTCACATTAGAGATGTGTAGAGAAAGCAAAAAAGATATTCTATCTGAGATAAAAAATGTATATCATCAATATATAGAAATAATAAAACATTATACCTTATTATCACCATATTCTACCCTTACATCAGGATTAAAAAAATTAGGGTTGATTGACATTTCTACCCCTCTTTGTTACTATAAATTAATTGAAGGGGTCAAAAGATTTAATGACCCAATATTTGAGAAAATTGTAGAAACGGATATTCAGAAGTTACAACAAGTAGTAAAATTTGATAAAATGGATGCGTTCTATCTTTTATATCCTGATAATTATTTTGACAAGGTTTTCGCTCGAGAGATAGAACCGCTTCTTCGTAAAAATGGCTCAAAATGGTTAGATGAGATGATAAGAGTATGTAAACATGACGGCGTGATTTTATATGGAGGTTTCAGACTCCCGGGAGAATATCTAAAATCAGATGAGTTAGAAAGTGTTATTTCAGAAATAGAAAAAAGAGAAAAAATTACTTTGATAGAAATGGGGAAAAGGAAGTTGGTCTCGTGGTGGGACCCATTATTTAATCTGTCAGACCTTAATGAGAATGTATTTACTCCATATGTGATAATAAAAAAAGATTGACAAGGAGAAAAAAATGGAAATAGAGAGTATATTTGTGACAAAGTTACCAGATTGGAAGGTTCTGGAAAGGAAAAATAAGAGACAGATAAGTTTTTCAAAACCATTTGAACGGGAAGAGATTGTATTCGAAGCTCCAGCAACAATCCCTAGTATGGGAAAGGCTGGAGTAATTAAGATGAGAATAAATTATCCTCTTCCAAATGAAGAATTGATTATAAGAAGGTCGATAGAAATAGCGAAGGAAGAGATGTGTAAAGGAATACCTCCCTACTTAAAATATAATGAAGATGAAATTTCAATTGAAACGATAACTATTGAAAATAAAAGAGTAGAAAGTGTGACCATCCCGCTCTATGTATTTCCAGGTATCACACCAAAAGTTAGGTCTATTATTATATCTATGGGCAAAATAACATATGTTACCTATGGACTCTATGAGAATGCTGAGATTTTAGCTAATATATTGATAGAAAATATAACTGAGGAAGAAAGATGAACGCTCGTGTTGTAATCACAGGTATAGGCATAATTTCTCCCTATGGGGTAGGGGAGGAAGTCTTTTATAAGGCATTAAAAGAAGGAACCTCCTGTATAAAGAAGATATCTTTATTTGATGTATCTTCTTTTAAATCTCAAAAAGGTGGTCTTATTACTAATTTTTTACCAGAAGAATTTGATAATGATGAAAGGTTTTGTCGCTTACCAAGGATTGCTCAATATTCAATTGTTGCCGCAGATTTGGTTATGAAAGATATACAAGATGCTTTTGATTCTACTAAAATAGGAATATTTTTAGGGACGGACCATGGAGCAATAGAATTTACTGAAAGATTTTATTCAAATTTAATTGAAAAAGGTCCTGAAAGGGTTAATCCGTTATTATTTCAAGAAACGGTATTTAATGCCCCTGCAAGTCATATTAGTTTAAAATATAAAATTAAGGGACCAACTATCGTCATTACCTCTGGTTATGTTTCGGGATTATTATCTGTTATGCAAGGAGTTGATTATCTTCAGAGAGGGAAATTAGATTTAGCTATAGTTGGGGGAATAGAGGAATTAACAAAGACAGTTTATGAAGTGGAATATCATTTAGGAATTCTATCCCCTCAAGATGAAGGAGAGGAAGAGTGTAGACCGTTTGATGCAAAGAGGAACGGGTTTATCCCTTCCGAGGGGGCAGGAATTCTTCTGATAGAGAGATTAGACCAGGCACGGAAACGAAAAGCTCATATCTACGGAGAAATAATAGGTTGGGGAAATTCATCTGATTCGTATAAAATTGCTGATTACTCTCCTGAGGGTGAGGGAATTAAAAATGCTATGTTAAAGGCATTGAGAGAGGCAAACTTAAATCCCGAAAAGATAGATTATATTGCTGCGGCTGCCAATGGAAGCAGAGTATTAGATAGAGCTGAAACAAAGGCAATAAAGGATGTATTTGGCAATTATGCTTATAAAATTGCTCTCAGTAGTATAAAATCTATAGTTGGTGAATCAAGTGCACCAAGTGGTGTTTTTAATTTAATCGCAGTCCTATTTAGCATGGAGAATAATCTTATTCCTCCAACAATAAATTATGAAAATTATGATCCTGAATGTGATCTTTATTATGTTCCGAACATACCGAAAAGAATGGAAGTAAAAACAGGACTGGCTAATGCCATCTCCTTTGGTGGTAATAGTTGTAGTATTATAGTCCAAAAATTATAAAAAAGAAAGGAGTAAGTAAAAAATATGGAAGAAGTGATTTCAATTGATGAGATTAAAAAAAGACTAAAACAACTCATTGTGGAACGGTTAAGGTTAAAAATTAAGCTTGAGGAAATAGAGGATGAAGCACCGCTTTTTGTAGAAGGATTAGGATTAGACTCAATTGAGGCGTTAGAGATTATAGTAGGGATAGAAGAGGAGTTTAATATAACTGTTCCTGGTGGAGAGGATGAGGAAATGCAACAAAGATTTTATTCTATTAATACTTTAGCCCAATATGTCAAGGAACTCTTAGAAAAGAAGGATTTAGAAGTACCAACTCCACAATACCTCTAAAAAGGAATAATGAAAATGGAAGAAAAGATAATGGAGATATATGACATAAAAAACCGAATACCTCATAGATTCCCAATGTTATTAGTAGATAGAATAATTGAAATAGAAAGAGGTAAACGGGCAGTAGGGGTTAAATGTGTAACCATAAACGAAGGTTTCTTTGAAGGCCATTTCCCTGAGGAACCTATTATGCCAGGTGTTCTGATCATCGAATCTATGTCTCAAGTAGCCGGTATCCTTCTCTCAGAAGAAAATGAGAGAGGGAGAAAAAATGAGGGAAAGGAAAATGAGAATGAGGAGAGAAGAATGTATTTGGGGATGGTAGATCATATTAAATTTCGTAAACCTGTAATTCCTGGCGATAGAATGCTCATTGAGGTTAATGTCATAAAAACCTTTGTGAATATGGCGAAAGTTAAGGGAGAGGTAAAGGTAGATAATGAAATTGTAGCCGAGGGAGAATTAGATTTTGTTGTAGTTAAGAGAAAGGGTAGATAATAGTATTGAAGGGAAATATTCGGATAAAAGAGGAAAACCTTGAGAGAAAAAGTTTGAACTTTTATTATCAAAGGAGAAACACCTAATGGCTAATTTATTAGCGGGAAAGGTAGCGATAATTACAGGAGGCACGAAAGGAATTGGAAAGGCAATTACTCTAAAATTTGCTCAGGAAGGAGCAAAAGTGGTGATTAATTATGCCCATGATGACCAGGAGGCGAAAAAAACAGAAGAGGAAATAAGAACCATAGGACAAGAAGTATTACTGGTGAAAGGTTCAGTAAGTGATTGGTTAGCAGTTGAAAGAATGATAAAAGAGACGATTAATAAATGGAAACAAATTGATATCCTGGTAAATAATGCAGGAGGTACAAGAGATGGTTTTTTGATGACCATGTCAGATAAAAATTGGGATGAAGTTATAGAATTAAATCTGAAAGGAACTTATTATTGTTGTAAGGCTGTCTTAAAAACTATGATTAGCCAAAAAAGTGGGAAAATTATTAATATGTCCTCTTTAACAGGAATTACAGGACAGATAGGGCAAACCAATTATGCGGCCGCAAAAGGCGGGATAATAAGTTTTACTAAAGCGTTAGCAAGAGAAGTAGGAAGGTTTGGAATATATGCAAATACAGTTGTCCCTGGGTTTATTGATACAGAGATGATACGAAAACTTCATCCAGAAATTATAGAGATGCATATAGAACTTACCCCATTAGGAAGACTTGGAAAACCAGAAGAAGTAGCAGATGTAGCTTTATTCCTTGCTTCAGATATGTCAAGTTATATTACAGGTCAAATAATTCATGTCAATGGTGGTGAATATATGTAACAAGGTTTTTGAAATGTTCATAACTCATTGCAAGATAAGAAGATATAATTTAAAAAGGAGAGGGAAAAATAATGAATATAACCAGAAGGAAAATTTTTAAAAAATTATTAGAAAAAGACCAAGTATTTTTAAAGTTATTAGAAAATCAAGAATCACCTCTTGAGTTCATGAAAGAATTACATTCTTTATACAAAGAAAATTTAATAACATTATCAGCCAATAAATACTTTACTATTACCGAGAAAGGAAAAAGATATGCTAATACCCTTAGATTTTTACCAGGAAAAGTAAGATGCGAATTATGTCAAGGTAAAGGGATTGATACTACTGAATACCAGTGTATTCTAACAAAATTTAAAGAAATAGTTAAAGATAGACCACTCCCGGTAAACGAATATGACCAGGGACCAGTTACTCCTGAAGATAGTCTAAGAAGGGTTCTATTTATGTTAGAAAGAGGAGATCTTCAAGATAAAAGGATATTAATCTTAGGAGATGATGATTTAATAAGCATTGTTATTGCAATGATGAAGGTAACTGAGAGGATAACAGTGGTGGAAATAGATCAAAGATTAATTGAGTTCATTGAAGCAAGTGGTTTAAATATTGAAATCACTCATTACAATGCTGAAGAAACTTTAACATTACCTATTAAATACAGCACTTTTATTACTGATCCGGTAGAAACTATCGAGGGATGGAAATTATTTTTATCAAGAGGGATTTCCTGTCTCGATAAATGTGGAACTGTTTATTTCGCCTTGACATCACTGAGATCTTCAAGGGAAAAATGGTATGAGTTCCAAAGACTAATAAGTGAAATGGGATTAATAATAACAGATATGTTAAGAGATTTCAGCACTTATCCTATGGAAACAAATATTTTAAAGAGTAAATTAGAGAATGGTGAACATTTTATGCCTAAAAAAATGACAAGTTTTTTAGAAGAGTTTCTCTTCTCCCAGGAAGATAATTATGAAGATAGTAAGTGGTATACTTCTACTTTTGTAAGGGCTGAGGCAATAAATGAACCACGACCTCTTATAATCGGTAACTACAAACTTGGTAATATAATGTATAAGGATAATGAAGGTGTAGAAATAGAAAGCTGTTTTAAAAAGCTTTTCTTTGAAATTTATAAAGACTTACAAAGTGAAAAGCAGTAAAAAAAACAGATGGATGAGAAAGTAGTAGTAACAGGAATAGGGGTGATTACCTCTGTTGGTATGGGGAAAGAAGAATTCTGGAATTCCTTAATTTGTGGAAAAGAAGGAATTAAGGAAATAACTTCTTTTGATACGAGAAAGTACAAATGTAGGAAAGGAGGGGAGATTGAAAGATTTACCTTTCCATCTTATTTAAAAAAGGCAGATAGATCTTCTCAGTTATTAGCTACTTGTGTTGAGGAAGCTATTAGTGATGCTAAATTGGATTTAGACAAAGAAGATAAGGAAATGACAGGAGTGGTAATTGGAACCGCTCTGGGAGGAATTTTATCTGGTGAAAAGATTCATTTTGCCTTAAAAAATAATCAACAGAGGAAGATTAAATCATTATTTTTAGAATATCCTTTACATAGAAGTGCAGAGTATATTCGAGATAGATTTAATCTGAAAGGATCTATTATTACTCTGAGTAATGCTTGTACTTCAAGCAGTAACGCTATAGGGTATGCATACAATCTTATTCGGTATAAAAGAAGTGAGATAATGATAGTGGGAGGGGTAGATACCTTATCCCAATTTGTTTTTAGCGGATTTAATTCTCTAAGGATACTTACAGAAGATAAATGTCGACCTTTTGATAAAAAAAGGGATGGCTTAGTTTTAGGGGAAGGAGCAGGAGTGATAATCTTAGAAAGGCTACATCATGCTTTATATAGAAACGCACATATTTATGCTGAAATAGTTGGTTACAGTAACAGTTGTGATGCATGTCATATAAGTGCTCCTGATAAGGAAAGTGATGGGGCTTATCAAGCTATAAAAATTGCTTTAAAAGAAGCAAAATTAAAAATAAAAGATATAGATTATATTCACCTTCATGGAAATGGAACAATTTATAATGATAGAATGGAATCTACAGCAATTAAAAGAGCTTTTGGAGTTTATAAGGAAAAGATTCCAGTTTCTGCAATTAAAGCTATGACAGGATATACATTAGGGGCAAGTGGTGTAATAGATGGAATAACCTGTATCTTGATTATGAATAATAATTTTATCCCCCCTATTATAAATTATGCAACCCCTGATTCTGAATGTAACCTTAATTTTGTAACTAATAAAGGGAAAAAAAGAAAGGTTAAGATTTCTTTATCCTTGAGTTCTGGATTTGGGGGAGCTAATACAGTAATTCTCTTTAAAAAATATTCGGGAAGAAAACACAATAATGGAAAACAATAGAGTAGTTATCTCTGGGATAGGGGTTATAAGTTCTATAGGGATAGGGAAGGAGGCTTTCTGGAATGCTTTAGAGAAAGGAGAGTCAGGGATAAGAGAAATTTCCAGATTTGATACTTCTTCTTGTAAGGCTAAATTAGGAGGTGAAATTAAAAATTTTGACTTTTACTCGCTAATGCAAATATCGGAAAGTAATGATGATAGTAGATACAGATTGATGGATTCCCTTTCTAAATTGGGAGTAGCAGGGACAAAATTAGCTCTGGAAGATACAGATTTGGAGATTAAAAAAAATGAGACTTCCAGAAAAGGTGTTATAGTTGGTACAGTTTTTGGATGTTTAGAAAGTAACGAAATGTTTAATGAAGGAATACTTAGAAAAGGTCCTCTATATGTGAATCCAATAATATTTAAGAATACAATATCTAATGGTGTAGGGGCACAAGTGGCGATTGAGTATAGTATTAAGGGAGTAAATCTTACTTTTACATCAGGAATAACCTCAGGGATGCATGCCATTATTTATGCCTTTGATCTTATCAAACATGGGGAAGCAGATATTATCATTACCATAGGGATAGATAAACTTTGTCAAGTGTTATTTCAGGGTTTTGATATGTTAAGACTTTTATCCCCTCAAGATAACAAATTAGAAGGGTGTCGACCATTTGACCGCACTCGTAATGGTTTAGTAATAGGAGAGGGAGCAGGGGTTCTAATTTTGGAGAAATTAAGCTATGCATTAGAGAGAAAGTCGAAGATATATGCAGAAATAGTTGGTTTTGGAATAGCCAGTGGGGAAGAAAATATCGCACGAGCAATGAGACTATCATTAGAAAATGCAAAGATTTTACCTCAAAAAATTGATTATATCTGTACCAGCGCAAATTCGACTAAAGAATTAGATAGGAGAGAAACAAAATCAATTAAAGATGTATTTGGGGAATGTGCTTATAAAATCCCAATAAGTAGTATTAAATCTATCGTAGGAGAAACTTTTGGAGCAGGAGGAATATTTAATGTCATAAGTGGTGCTATGGCTATTTCAGAGGGGATAATACCTCCTACTATTAATTATGAAAATCAAGACCCAGAATGTAACCTCAATTATGTACCTAACTATCCTCAAAGATCTAAAGTTGAATTTGTTTTAGCCAATACAGCCGGGAGAAAAAAAGGAGAAGCTATTTCAATAGCTATGAAGAGATATACGCCATAATTTTTTATAGGTAGAGTAAATGAAAGAGTATCCAACAATGGAATACCTATCATCCCAAAATATTAAAAATGTTCAAGAGGAATTATTACAGGAGACAATTAATTACACATA harbors:
- a CDS encoding bis-aminopropyl spermidine synthase family protein, translating into MNITRRKIFKKLLEKDQVFLKLLENQESPLEFMKELHSLYKENLITLSANKYFTITEKGKRYANTLRFLPGKVRCELCQGKGIDTTEYQCILTKFKEIVKDRPLPVNEYDQGPVTPEDSLRRVLFMLERGDLQDKRILILGDDDLISIVIAMMKVTERITVVEIDQRLIEFIEASGLNIEITHYNAEETLTLPIKYSTFITDPVETIEGWKLFLSRGISCLDKCGTVYFALTSLRSSREKWYEFQRLISEMGLIITDMLRDFSTYPMETNILKSKLENGEHFMPKKMTSFLEEFLFSQEDNYEDSKWYTSTFVRAEAINEPRPLIIGNYKLGNIMYKDNEGVEIESCFKKLFFEIYKDLQSEKQ
- a CDS encoding beta-ketoacyl-[acyl-carrier-protein] synthase family protein, with amino-acid sequence MKRVVVAGIGVLSPIGNDKEEYWEGLRSGKSGIETITLFDTRNYKFKRGGEIKDFNPTKYFTRKGLRRLDRASQMVLIATQEAIDDAQINFNQMEKNNCGVVLGTTLGGMVSGEKYYRHLKKRQDRVYASLLLDFPMYSATDHISIRYKCSGSILTISTACSASNQAIGCAFDLIRKGEDTIIITGGFDPLSELTFAGFGILRIMSLDKIRPFDKNRTGLILGEGVGILILEELEHALNRKAKIYAEIIGYGATTDAYHMTAPHPQGEGAANAMQKALDDANIKPDDVDYINAHGTGTLFNDLSETMAIKKIMGEGAYKIPISSTKSMIGHTLGAAGALEAIATILAMQKGIIPPTINYETPDPKCDLNYVPNYSIQKNIRIALSNSFGFGGNNATIVFKKWEGETDDSTSK
- a CDS encoding class I SAM-dependent methyltransferase; its protein translation is MGDFTKPEFWNESEEYIFISIFPGTRDFVNLFNIGSFITSADKILHVGCGPGDCVIELGQHIKEGMVYGIDFSEHSINIALEKLKSPTFIPQVMVWGRIMGLWHEGIIKDEDLYKFTLEMCRESKKDILSEIKNVYHQYIEIIKHYTLLSPYSTLTSGLKKLGLIDISTPLCYYKLIEGVKRFNDPIFEKIVETDIQKLQQVVKFDKMDAFYLLYPDNYFDKVFAREIEPLLRKNGSKWLDEMIRVCKHDGVILYGGFRLPGEYLKSDELESVISEIEKREKITLIEMGKRKLVSWWDPLFNLSDLNENVFTPYVIIKKD
- the fabZ gene encoding 3-hydroxyacyl-ACP dehydratase FabZ; translation: MEEKIMEIYDIKNRIPHRFPMLLVDRIIEIERGKRAVGVKCVTINEGFFEGHFPEEPIMPGVLIIESMSQVAGILLSEENERGRKNEGKENENEERRMYLGMVDHIKFRKPVIPGDRMLIEVNVIKTFVNMAKVKGEVKVDNEIVAEGELDFVVVKRKGR
- the fabG gene encoding 3-oxoacyl-[acyl-carrier-protein] reductase, which codes for MANLLAGKVAIITGGTKGIGKAITLKFAQEGAKVVINYAHDDQEAKKTEEEIRTIGQEVLLVKGSVSDWLAVERMIKETINKWKQIDILVNNAGGTRDGFLMTMSDKNWDEVIELNLKGTYYCCKAVLKTMISQKSGKIINMSSLTGITGQIGQTNYAAAKGGIISFTKALAREVGRFGIYANTVVPGFIDTEMIRKLHPEIIEMHIELTPLGRLGKPEEVADVALFLASDMSSYITGQIIHVNGGEYM
- a CDS encoding beta-ketoacyl-[acyl-carrier-protein] synthase family protein, with protein sequence MDEKVVVTGIGVITSVGMGKEEFWNSLICGKEGIKEITSFDTRKYKCRKGGEIERFTFPSYLKKADRSSQLLATCVEEAISDAKLDLDKEDKEMTGVVIGTALGGILSGEKIHFALKNNQQRKIKSLFLEYPLHRSAEYIRDRFNLKGSIITLSNACTSSSNAIGYAYNLIRYKRSEIMIVGGVDTLSQFVFSGFNSLRILTEDKCRPFDKKRDGLVLGEGAGVIILERLHHALYRNAHIYAEIVGYSNSCDACHISAPDKESDGAYQAIKIALKEAKLKIKDIDYIHLHGNGTIYNDRMESTAIKRAFGVYKEKIPVSAIKAMTGYTLGASGVIDGITCILIMNNNFIPPIINYATPDSECNLNFVTNKGKKRKVKISLSLSSGFGGANTVILFKKYSGRKHNNGKQ
- a CDS encoding phosphopantetheine-binding protein, which gives rise to MEEVISIDEIKKRLKQLIVERLRLKIKLEEIEDEAPLFVEGLGLDSIEALEIIVGIEEEFNITVPGGEDEEMQQRFYSINTLAQYVKELLEKKDLEVPTPQYL
- a CDS encoding beta-ketoacyl-[acyl-carrier-protein] synthase family protein, giving the protein MENNRVVISGIGVISSIGIGKEAFWNALEKGESGIREISRFDTSSCKAKLGGEIKNFDFYSLMQISESNDDSRYRLMDSLSKLGVAGTKLALEDTDLEIKKNETSRKGVIVGTVFGCLESNEMFNEGILRKGPLYVNPIIFKNTISNGVGAQVAIEYSIKGVNLTFTSGITSGMHAIIYAFDLIKHGEADIIITIGIDKLCQVLFQGFDMLRLLSPQDNKLEGCRPFDRTRNGLVIGEGAGVLILEKLSYALERKSKIYAEIVGFGIASGEENIARAMRLSLENAKILPQKIDYICTSANSTKELDRRETKSIKDVFGECAYKIPISSIKSIVGETFGAGGIFNVISGAMAISEGIIPPTINYENQDPECNLNYVPNYPQRSKVEFVLANTAGRKKGEAISIAMKRYTP
- a CDS encoding beta-ketoacyl-[acyl-carrier-protein] synthase family protein; this translates as MNARVVITGIGIISPYGVGEEVFYKALKEGTSCIKKISLFDVSSFKSQKGGLITNFLPEEFDNDERFCRLPRIAQYSIVAADLVMKDIQDAFDSTKIGIFLGTDHGAIEFTERFYSNLIEKGPERVNPLLFQETVFNAPASHISLKYKIKGPTIVITSGYVSGLLSVMQGVDYLQRGKLDLAIVGGIEELTKTVYEVEYHLGILSPQDEGEEECRPFDAKRNGFIPSEGAGILLIERLDQARKRKAHIYGEIIGWGNSSDSYKIADYSPEGEGIKNAMLKALREANLNPEKIDYIAAAANGSRVLDRAETKAIKDVFGNYAYKIALSSIKSIVGESSAPSGVFNLIAVLFSMENNLIPPTINYENYDPECDLYYVPNIPKRMEVKTGLANAISFGGNSCSIIVQKL